The following proteins are co-located in the Conyzicola lurida genome:
- a CDS encoding hemolysin family protein, producing the protein MIPIFVSVAVLLVLFGGLLAAADAALSVLSRTDIVDIASTSRWRKALLAISDDIGAHTNALNFMRVVAETTAAVLVSLSFAYAIEQWWLALLWSALLMTAVSFVLVGSSPRSVGRAHPRGTLRFSAGLIRGIRLFLGPVANALVAIGNRVTPGRPKSVTFSSEEQLLSMVDEATELDVLEEVDRELIHSIFEFSDTVVREVMIPRTDMITVEGDEAIGTAMAIFLSRGVSRMPVIGENVDDVLGILHLRDIARINYEQPVGAETMTVLELARPVLFAPESQKADSLLRNMQLEANHLAMIVDEYGGIAGLVTLEDLIEELVGDISDEYDHEAPEIEDLGDGVYRVSARLPTDELGDLFDMELDDDDVDSVGGLLTKTLGRLPVKGSSATVSGLVLTADRTEGRRRRVSTVLVERDQAALEAATADSTTESD; encoded by the coding sequence ATGATCCCGATCTTCGTCAGCGTCGCGGTGCTGCTCGTGCTGTTCGGCGGGCTGCTCGCGGCCGCCGACGCGGCGCTCAGCGTGCTCAGCCGCACCGACATCGTCGACATCGCGTCGACGAGCCGGTGGCGCAAGGCGTTGCTCGCGATCTCCGACGACATCGGGGCCCACACCAACGCGCTCAACTTCATGCGCGTCGTGGCCGAGACGACCGCGGCCGTCCTCGTCTCGCTGTCGTTCGCCTACGCGATCGAGCAGTGGTGGCTCGCGCTGCTCTGGTCGGCGCTGCTGATGACCGCGGTGTCGTTCGTGCTCGTGGGCTCGAGCCCCCGCAGCGTGGGCCGGGCGCACCCCCGCGGCACCCTGCGGTTCAGCGCGGGACTCATCCGCGGCATCCGTCTCTTTCTCGGTCCCGTCGCCAACGCCCTCGTGGCCATCGGCAACCGGGTGACCCCGGGCCGGCCCAAGTCCGTCACGTTCTCGAGCGAAGAACAGCTGCTCAGCATGGTCGACGAGGCCACCGAGCTCGACGTGCTCGAGGAGGTCGACCGCGAGCTCATCCACTCGATCTTCGAGTTCAGCGACACCGTCGTGCGCGAGGTGATGATCCCGCGCACCGACATGATCACCGTCGAGGGCGACGAGGCGATCGGCACCGCGATGGCGATCTTCCTCAGCCGCGGCGTCTCCCGGATGCCCGTCATCGGCGAGAACGTCGACGACGTGCTCGGCATCCTGCACCTGCGCGACATCGCCCGCATCAACTACGAGCAGCCGGTCGGCGCCGAGACGATGACCGTGCTCGAGCTCGCCCGCCCCGTGCTCTTCGCGCCCGAGTCGCAGAAGGCCGACAGCCTGCTGCGCAACATGCAGCTCGAGGCCAACCACCTCGCGATGATCGTCGACGAGTACGGCGGAATCGCCGGGCTCGTGACGCTCGAGGACCTCATCGAGGAACTCGTCGGCGACATCTCCGACGAGTACGACCACGAGGCGCCCGAGATCGAAGACCTCGGCGACGGCGTCTACCGCGTGAGCGCGCGCCTGCCCACGGACGAGCTCGGCGACCTGTTCGACATGGAGCTCGACGACGACGACGTCGACTCCGTCGGCGGCCTGCTCACCAAGACACTCGGTAGGCTTCCCGTGAAGGGGTCGAGCGCAACCGTGTCCGGCCTCGTCCTCACCGCCGACCGCACCGAGGGTCGACGCCGCCGCGTCTCCACCGTGCTGGTCGAGCGCGACCAGGCGGCCCTCGAGGCCGCCACCGCCGACAGCACGACAGAAAGCGATTAA
- the ybeY gene encoding rRNA maturation RNase YbeY: MSIEVNNESTIAVDETVLQRLVTYALDELHVHRDAELSIILVDEAAMEQLHVQWMDEPGPTDVLSFPMDELRPGTEDSITPAGLLGDIVLCPQVAIEQAETAGHTPIEEMLMLTTHGLLHLLGFDHAEPDEEKEMFGLQRDILVGFSLAERRR; the protein is encoded by the coding sequence ATGTCTATCGAAGTGAACAACGAGTCGACGATCGCCGTCGACGAAACCGTGCTGCAGCGTCTCGTCACGTACGCGCTCGACGAGCTGCACGTGCACCGCGACGCCGAACTGTCGATCATCCTCGTGGACGAGGCCGCCATGGAGCAGCTGCACGTGCAGTGGATGGACGAACCGGGCCCCACCGACGTGCTCAGCTTCCCGATGGACGAGCTGCGCCCCGGTACCGAGGACTCGATCACCCCCGCGGGCCTCCTCGGCGACATCGTGCTCTGCCCCCAGGTCGCGATCGAGCAGGCCGAGACCGCCGGGCACACGCCGATCGAGGAGATGCTGATGCTCACCACGCACGGCCTCCTCCACCTGCTCGGCTTCGACCACGCGGAGCCCGACGAGGAGAAGGAGATGTTCGGCCTGCAGCGCGACATCCTCGTCGGCTTCTCGCTCGCCGAACGCCGCCGGTAA
- a CDS encoding PhoH family protein → MVRLLGPQDRLLHTIERQFPLVSVHVRGNRITLSVDPDVEDSSDQLHPALLLVEELIQMIRNGVDLGDTEVTQSARILREKTGSPSTLLSEPIVSSRGTTVRPKTSGQKEYVSAIDQNTIVFGIGPAGTGKTYLAMAKAVQALQRKEVERIILTRPAVEAGERLGFLPGSLNDKIDPYLRPLYDALNEMMDPELVPKLLAAGTIEVAPLAYMRGRTLNNAFIILDEAQNTTPEQMKMFLTRLGFGSKMVVTGDITQVDLPMGASGLQLVTHVLDDMDDIVFAQLTSADVVRHNLVGQIVDAYTKFDAERQRSDYERQNRKR, encoded by the coding sequence ATGGTGCGGCTCCTCGGACCGCAGGACCGGCTTCTGCACACCATCGAGCGCCAGTTCCCGCTCGTCAGCGTGCACGTCCGCGGCAACCGCATCACCCTGTCCGTCGACCCCGACGTCGAGGACAGTTCCGATCAACTGCACCCAGCACTCCTGCTGGTCGAGGAGCTCATCCAGATGATTCGCAACGGCGTCGATCTCGGCGACACAGAGGTCACCCAGTCCGCCCGTATTCTGCGCGAGAAGACGGGCAGCCCGTCCACCCTGCTCAGCGAACCGATCGTCTCCAGCCGCGGCACGACCGTGCGGCCCAAGACGAGCGGCCAGAAAGAGTACGTCAGCGCGATCGACCAGAACACCATCGTGTTCGGCATCGGCCCGGCGGGAACCGGCAAGACGTACCTCGCGATGGCCAAGGCCGTGCAGGCGCTCCAGCGCAAAGAGGTCGAGCGCATCATCCTGACCCGTCCCGCGGTCGAGGCGGGGGAGCGGCTCGGCTTCCTGCCGGGCAGCCTCAACGACAAGATCGACCCCTACCTCCGCCCGCTCTACGACGCGCTCAACGAGATGATGGACCCGGAACTGGTCCCGAAGCTGCTGGCCGCCGGCACCATCGAGGTGGCACCGCTCGCCTACATGCGCGGCCGCACGCTCAACAACGCGTTCATCATCCTCGACGAGGCGCAGAACACCACGCCCGAGCAGATGAAGATGTTCCTCACCCGCCTCGGCTTCGGCTCGAAGATGGTCGTCACGGGCGACATCACCCAGGTCGACCTGCCGATGGGCGCGAGCGGCCTGCAGCTCGTCACGCACGTGCTCGACGACATGGACGACATCGTGTTCGCCCAGCTCACGAGCGCCGACGTCGTGCGCCACAACCTCGTCGGCCAGATCGTCGACGCCTATACCAAGTTCGACGCCGAGCGCCAGCGCTCGGACTACGAACGCCAGAACCGAAAGCGCTGA
- a CDS encoding histidine triad nucleotide-binding protein has protein sequence MSTSEPSIFSRILAREIPADIVYESESVFAITDIAPQAPVHLLVIPKTGEYRSVGELAKADPALLAEMVAVADQLAAERSDGEYRLVFNTGESAGQTVFHVHAHVLGGQLPEGTLAD, from the coding sequence ATGTCTACTTCCGAGCCGTCGATCTTCAGCCGAATCCTCGCGCGCGAGATTCCCGCGGACATCGTCTACGAGAGCGAATCCGTGTTCGCGATCACCGACATCGCCCCGCAGGCGCCCGTGCACCTGCTCGTGATCCCGAAGACGGGCGAGTACCGCTCCGTCGGCGAACTCGCGAAGGCGGACCCGGCACTCCTCGCCGAGATGGTGGCGGTTGCCGACCAGCTCGCCGCCGAACGCTCCGACGGCGAGTACCGACTCGTCTTCAACACCGGCGAAAGCGCCGGCCAGACCGTATTCCACGTCCACGCACACGTGCTGGGCGGGCAACTCCCGGAAGGAACCCTTGCCGACTAG
- a CDS encoding 16S rRNA (uracil(1498)-N(3))-methyltransferase, translating into MAHFYLNELVSTAEVGSRVSVEGAEARHAVTVSRLAVGETVSIGNGRGLVVTGTVVTAEHTDLTIEAVEVTDVPRTEPAIFLAQALAKGDRDELAVQAATELGIDGVIPWTAARSISRWEGAKVAKGHDRWTAIVREATKQSIRAWLPDVLDLVSTNQLVRLSSEVRMLVLEPTAELALSALEPDDRDIVLVVGPEGGIAPHELEALTAAGATLVRLGDTVLRTSTAGPAAIAVLNAKLGRW; encoded by the coding sequence ATGGCGCACTTCTACCTGAACGAGCTCGTCTCGACCGCCGAGGTCGGGTCACGGGTGTCGGTCGAGGGTGCGGAAGCGCGGCACGCGGTCACCGTCAGCCGTCTCGCGGTCGGCGAGACGGTGTCGATCGGCAACGGCCGCGGGCTCGTCGTGACCGGCACCGTGGTCACCGCCGAGCACACCGACCTCACGATCGAGGCCGTCGAGGTCACCGACGTGCCCCGCACCGAGCCGGCGATCTTCCTCGCCCAGGCACTGGCCAAGGGCGACCGCGACGAGCTCGCGGTGCAGGCGGCCACCGAGCTGGGCATCGACGGCGTCATCCCGTGGACGGCCGCCCGGTCGATCTCCCGCTGGGAGGGTGCGAAGGTCGCCAAGGGCCACGACCGCTGGACCGCGATCGTGCGCGAGGCGACCAAGCAGTCGATCCGTGCCTGGCTGCCCGACGTGCTCGACCTGGTCAGCACGAACCAGCTCGTGCGGCTGTCGTCCGAGGTGCGGATGCTCGTGCTCGAGCCGACGGCGGAGCTCGCCCTGAGCGCGCTCGAACCCGACGACCGCGACATCGTGCTCGTCGTCGGGCCGGAGGGCGGCATCGCGCCGCACGAACTCGAGGCGCTCACCGCGGCGGGGGCCACCCTGGTGCGCCTCGGCGACACCGTGCTGCGCACCTCCACCGCGGGCCCGGCGGCGATCGCTGTGCTGAACGCGAAACTCGGCCGGTGGTGA
- the dnaJ gene encoding molecular chaperone DnaJ, whose protein sequence is MADHYEVLGVDKSASPEEIKKAYRKLAREFHPDVNPEPSASDRFKQVTHAYDVLSDARQRQEYDNQGSGQFGGAQGFGGFSDIFETFFGGGAPGGGGSGAAPRSRKERGGDALLRVEVDLDEVIFGTKRDLEVNTAILCDTCEGSCCAPGTRAVVCDICHGSGQIQRAVRSLLGNIMTSSPCGTCRGYGTVIPNPCPTCAGQGRVRATRKMTVDIPAGVDTGLRLQLPNQGEVGPAGGANGDLYLEIKVKHHEVYSRNGDDLMATLEVSMADAVLGTRVRVDALDGELELDLKPGTQSADILTIKDRGVSKLRGGGRGDLKIGVQVVTPTKLNGKEQELIRQFAGSHKAKAPHLASFQQGLFAKLRDRFLNV, encoded by the coding sequence GTGGCTGACCACTATGAAGTACTCGGCGTCGACAAGTCGGCGTCTCCCGAAGAGATCAAGAAGGCCTACCGCAAGCTGGCCCGAGAGTTCCACCCCGACGTGAACCCCGAGCCGAGCGCGTCCGACCGGTTCAAGCAGGTCACGCACGCCTACGACGTGCTGAGCGACGCGCGCCAGCGGCAGGAATACGACAACCAGGGCAGCGGCCAGTTCGGCGGCGCCCAGGGTTTCGGCGGATTCAGCGACATCTTCGAGACCTTCTTCGGCGGCGGAGCCCCCGGCGGCGGCGGAAGCGGAGCGGCACCCCGGTCGCGCAAGGAACGCGGCGGCGACGCCCTCCTGCGCGTGGAGGTCGACCTCGACGAGGTCATCTTCGGCACCAAGCGCGACCTCGAGGTGAACACCGCGATCCTCTGCGACACCTGCGAGGGCAGCTGCTGCGCCCCCGGAACCCGCGCCGTCGTCTGCGATATCTGCCACGGGTCCGGCCAGATCCAGCGCGCCGTCCGCAGCCTGCTCGGCAACATCATGACGTCGAGCCCCTGTGGCACCTGCCGCGGCTACGGCACCGTCATCCCGAACCCGTGCCCCACCTGCGCCGGCCAGGGCCGCGTGCGCGCCACGCGCAAGATGACCGTCGACATCCCCGCGGGAGTCGACACCGGACTGCGCCTGCAGCTGCCGAACCAGGGTGAGGTCGGTCCCGCCGGCGGGGCCAACGGCGACCTGTACCTCGAGATCAAGGTCAAGCACCACGAGGTCTACAGCCGCAACGGCGACGACCTGATGGCCACCCTCGAGGTGAGCATGGCGGATGCCGTGCTCGGCACCCGCGTCCGCGTCGACGCCCTCGACGGCGAGCTCGAGCTCGACCTCAAGCCGGGAACGCAGAGCGCCGACATCCTCACGATCAAAGACCGCGGAGTCAGCAAGCTCCGCGGCGGCGGCCGTGGCGACCTCAAGATCGGCGTGCAGGTCGTGACGCCGACGAAGCTCAACGGCAAGGAGCAGGAGCTCATCCGCCAGTTCGCCGGCAGCCACAAGGCCAAGGCGCCGCACCTCGCGTCGTTCCAGCAGGGACTGTTCGCCAAGCTGCGCGACCGCTTCCTGAACGTCTGA
- the hrcA gene encoding heat-inducible transcriptional repressor HrcA, giving the protein MVSDRSLEVLRVIVQDYVASREPVGSKSIVERHSFGVSAATIRNDMALLEEEELIVAPHTSSGRVPTDKGYRVFVDQLADLRPLSSAQRQAIETFLGQSVDLDDVLSRTVRLLSQLTHQVALVQYPTLSRSRVRHVEIVPLAPRRLMTVFITDTGRVEQRLVDTAGDIDELFLAELRSTLNARLGGLALAEVAGSLAHIGASYPADRRDLVTQIAASIVEQATERRQERLVMAGTANLVRTEEDFNGSIFPVLEAIEEQVTLLKLFGEVDGDHHGVAVTIGRENAEFGLGETSVLSSGYTSSGGALARLGVLGPTRMDYSNNMAAVRAVARYLTRLLGDDGDR; this is encoded by the coding sequence ATGGTGTCGGATCGCAGTCTCGAGGTCCTCCGTGTCATCGTGCAGGACTACGTGGCCTCCCGTGAGCCGGTGGGGTCGAAGTCGATCGTCGAACGGCACTCCTTCGGGGTCTCCGCGGCGACCATCCGCAACGACATGGCCCTGCTCGAAGAAGAAGAGCTCATCGTCGCACCGCACACCTCCTCCGGCCGCGTCCCGACCGATAAGGGCTACCGCGTCTTCGTCGACCAGTTGGCCGACCTGAGACCGCTCAGCTCGGCGCAGCGTCAGGCCATCGAGACCTTCCTCGGCCAATCGGTCGACCTCGACGACGTGCTGTCGCGCACCGTGCGCCTGCTCTCGCAGCTCACCCACCAGGTCGCCCTCGTGCAGTACCCCACTCTCTCCCGATCGCGCGTCCGTCACGTCGAGATCGTGCCTCTCGCTCCGCGCCGCCTGATGACCGTGTTCATCACCGACACCGGCCGGGTCGAGCAACGCCTCGTCGACACCGCCGGAGACATCGACGAACTCTTCCTCGCCGAGCTCCGCAGCACCCTCAACGCGCGCCTCGGCGGACTCGCTCTCGCCGAGGTCGCCGGCTCGCTCGCCCACATCGGCGCGAGCTATCCCGCCGACCGCCGCGACCTCGTCACGCAGATCGCCGCCTCGATCGTCGAACAGGCCACCGAGCGTCGCCAGGAACGACTGGTGATGGCCGGCACCGCGAACCTCGTGCGCACGGAAGAGGACTTCAACGGCAGCATCTTCCCGGTGCTCGAGGCGATCGAAGAACAGGTCACCCTGCTCAAGCTCTTCGGCGAGGTCGACGGCGACCACCACGGCGTCGCCGTCACCATCGGGCGCGAGAACGCCGAGTTCGGACTCGGCGAGACCTCGGTGCTTTCGAGCGGCTACACGTCCTCGGGTGGCGCACTCGCCCGGCTAGGCGTGCTCGGCCCGACCCGCATGGACTATTCCAACAACATGGCAGCGGTGCGAGCAGTCGCCCGCTACCTGACCAGACTGCTCGGCGACGATGGAGACCGATGA
- a CDS encoding DUF4870 domain-containing protein, which translates to MTDSVSSRARALRDDRAWASLAHLGGVLGPIPALIVFVVTRQRAGVARKESKEALNWQITAAIGYVSLLVVAGVLSLAMSLVSLGPAASLTLVLPAALYALNVVLSLTASSRVNAGGEYRYPVSVRFLR; encoded by the coding sequence GTGACAGACTCCGTATCCTCCCGCGCCCGCGCGCTCCGCGACGACCGCGCGTGGGCGAGCCTCGCCCATCTCGGCGGTGTGCTCGGCCCGATTCCGGCCCTGATCGTCTTCGTCGTCACCCGGCAGCGCGCGGGGGTGGCGCGGAAGGAATCGAAGGAAGCCCTCAACTGGCAGATCACCGCGGCGATCGGATACGTCTCGCTGCTGGTCGTCGCGGGCGTGCTGTCGCTGGCGATGTCGCTCGTGTCGCTGGGTCCGGCCGCGTCGCTCACCCTGGTGCTCCCCGCCGCGCTGTACGCGCTGAACGTCGTGCTCTCGCTCACCGCGAGCTCGCGGGTCAACGCGGGCGGGGAGTACCGCTATCCGGTGTCGGTGCGCTTCCTGCGCTGA
- a CDS encoding DUF4870 domain-containing protein: MTDAPPPSDNYQPTTPQPLSPSDERLWATLIHVGGILFYFVPALVGYLVLKDRGPFIRAHTLTALNFQLSMLIYWVAATVLAAITLGILSILYLAIFVVVVVFSIIAAVAANKGETYKYPLTIQFIK, translated from the coding sequence ATGACAGACGCGCCCCCGCCCTCAGACAACTATCAGCCGACCACGCCGCAGCCGCTCAGCCCGAGCGACGAGCGACTGTGGGCCACCCTCATCCACGTGGGAGGGATCTTGTTCTACTTCGTCCCGGCCCTCGTCGGGTACCTCGTCCTCAAGGACCGCGGCCCCTTCATCCGGGCGCACACCCTCACCGCGCTCAACTTCCAGCTCTCGATGTTGATCTACTGGGTGGCAGCGACCGTGCTCGCCGCCATCACCCTCGGCATCCTGTCGATCCTCTACCTGGCGATCTTCGTCGTCGTCGTGGTTTTCAGCATCATCGCCGCCGTCGCCGCCAACAAGGGCGAGACCTACAAGTACCCGCTGACGATCCAGTTCATCAAGTAG
- the hemW gene encoding radical SAM family heme chaperone HemW, which yields MPSALPLADPAPADGLLPSSVMDAAASRHLGIYVHVPFCRVRCGYCDFNTYTSEELRGAKRSDYAGQAIEEVALAGRVLRESGLPERRVSTVFFGGGTPTLLPVTDLAAMLASVIDGWGLEPGAEVTTEANPDSVDRDYLFALKAAGFTRVSFGMQSAVPHVLATLERTHDPKRIPLVVAWAREAGLQVSLDLIYGTPGESLLDWEASIDAVLAENPDHISAYALIIEDGTKLARQIRRGEVARPDDDLQADMYELLDAKLAAAGYDWYEVSNWSRDSAHRSRHNLSYWQGHDWWGIGPGSHSHVGGVRWWNVKHPSAYADRILAGLSPAAGRETLDAETRRVERVLLLTRIREGLRIDELEPSGRTAVAGLIADELVNAAAALRGSVELTLRGRLLADAVVRRLLE from the coding sequence ATGCCCAGCGCCCTTCCCCTCGCCGACCCGGCACCCGCCGACGGCCTCCTGCCGTCTTCCGTGATGGATGCCGCGGCGAGCCGTCACCTGGGGATCTACGTGCACGTGCCGTTCTGCCGGGTGCGCTGCGGGTACTGCGACTTCAACACCTACACGTCGGAAGAGCTGCGCGGTGCCAAGCGCAGCGACTACGCGGGCCAGGCGATCGAAGAGGTCGCCCTCGCCGGGCGGGTGCTGCGCGAATCGGGGCTGCCCGAGCGCCGCGTCTCGACCGTCTTCTTCGGCGGGGGAACCCCCACGCTGCTGCCGGTCACCGACCTGGCCGCCATGCTCGCCTCGGTCATCGACGGCTGGGGTCTCGAGCCCGGCGCCGAGGTCACCACCGAGGCCAACCCCGACTCCGTCGACCGCGACTATCTGTTCGCGCTGAAGGCAGCCGGCTTCACCCGTGTCTCGTTCGGCATGCAGTCGGCCGTGCCGCACGTGCTCGCGACCCTCGAGCGCACCCACGACCCGAAGCGTATCCCGCTCGTCGTCGCCTGGGCGCGAGAGGCCGGACTGCAGGTCAGCCTCGATCTCATCTACGGCACGCCGGGGGAGTCGCTCCTCGACTGGGAAGCCTCGATCGACGCGGTGCTCGCCGAGAATCCCGACCACATCTCCGCCTACGCGCTCATCATCGAGGACGGCACGAAGCTCGCCCGGCAGATCCGCCGCGGCGAGGTGGCGCGGCCCGACGACGACCTGCAGGCCGACATGTACGAGCTGCTCGACGCCAAGCTCGCCGCTGCCGGGTACGACTGGTACGAGGTGAGCAACTGGTCGCGCGACTCCGCCCACCGCTCGCGGCACAACCTGTCGTACTGGCAGGGCCACGACTGGTGGGGCATCGGCCCCGGTTCGCACAGCCATGTCGGGGGAGTGCGCTGGTGGAACGTGAAGCACCCGTCGGCGTACGCCGACCGCATCCTCGCGGGCCTCTCGCCCGCGGCCGGGCGTGAGACGCTCGACGCCGAGACGCGACGAGTGGAGCGCGTGCTGCTGCTCACCCGCATCCGTGAGGGCCTGCGCATCGACGAACTTGAGCCGTCGGGCCGCACCGCCGTCGCCGGCCTGATCGCCGACGAACTCGTTAACGCGGCAGCCGCCCTGCGCGGATCAGTGGAACTGACCCTGCGAGGGCGGCTGCTGGCCGACGCCGTCGTACGACGCCTGCTGGAGTAA
- a CDS encoding nitroreductase family deazaflavin-dependent oxidoreductase, which yields MHRSIRAVTAALMRSPVRHVLRPLITPFDRFLFRVSGGRLKLSAPMIPSLTLFTTGAKTGLRRETPLMCFPRPDGGWYVAGSNFGLPRHPAWTANLIANPLAEVHYRRETVPVRATLLDPRQAEDVWPVLERQWPRYRDYEKTARRDIRIFALDRRQAAPGPV from the coding sequence ATGCACCGCAGCATCCGCGCCGTCACCGCCGCCCTCATGCGCAGCCCCGTGCGGCACGTGCTGCGCCCGCTGATCACCCCGTTCGACCGGTTCCTGTTCCGCGTCTCGGGCGGGCGGCTCAAGCTCAGCGCCCCGATGATCCCGTCGCTCACGCTGTTCACGACCGGGGCGAAGACCGGGCTGCGGCGCGAGACCCCGCTCATGTGCTTCCCCCGCCCGGACGGCGGCTGGTACGTCGCCGGCAGCAACTTCGGGCTGCCGCGGCACCCCGCGTGGACCGCGAACCTCATCGCGAACCCGCTCGCCGAGGTGCACTACCGGCGCGAGACGGTGCCGGTGCGGGCCACGCTGCTCGACCCGCGGCAGGCCGAGGACGTCTGGCCGGTGCTCGAGCGGCAGTGGCCGCGATACCGCGACTACGAGAAGACGGCTCGCCGCGACATCCGGATCTTCGCCCTCGACCGACGTCAGGCGGCACCCGGGCCGGTCTGA
- a CDS encoding DUF1990 family protein, with amino-acid sequence MNADLWARPVSYGAVGATQAPDLLQYPPAGYRPIERRARIGHGDERFAWASAAVLSWVVQKNSGFRVETGHTPDYVSELTYTPVTFDAAGEPVVPSHTSATGETVFAPDGTALIAPGDTVLLSIRFWPVWVKAPARVVYVVDEPSRRGFAYGTLPGHPEDGEEAFLVEQTEDGAVWMVIRAFSRPAAWYWWLVAPVLRATQWFYTRRYLRALGGPLE; translated from the coding sequence CAGGCACCCGACCTGCTGCAGTACCCGCCCGCCGGATACCGGCCGATCGAGCGCCGCGCCCGCATCGGGCACGGCGACGAGCGGTTCGCCTGGGCCTCCGCCGCGGTGCTCAGCTGGGTGGTGCAGAAGAACAGCGGGTTCCGCGTCGAGACCGGGCACACGCCCGACTACGTCAGCGAACTGACCTACACGCCTGTCACGTTCGACGCCGCGGGGGAGCCGGTCGTGCCCTCGCACACCTCGGCGACCGGCGAGACGGTCTTCGCCCCCGACGGCACCGCGCTCATCGCCCCGGGCGACACCGTTCTGCTCTCGATCCGGTTCTGGCCGGTCTGGGTGAAGGCGCCGGCCCGCGTCGTCTACGTCGTCGACGAGCCGAGCCGCCGCGGCTTCGCCTACGGCACCCTGCCCGGTCACCCCGAAGACGGCGAAGAGGCGTTCCTCGTCGAGCAGACCGAGGACGGCGCCGTCTGGATGGTCATCCGCGCGTTCTCCCGTCCCGCCGCCTGGTACTGGTGGCTGGTCGCGCCCGTGCTGCGGGCCACGCAGTGGTTCTACACGCGCCGCTACCTGCGTGCCCTCGGCGGGCCGCTCGAGTAG